CCATAAACTGGGGGACGTTCTTTTTTACCCAACTCAGCTGCCTTGGTCAAAACGTCGAGTAACTCTGGATAGGTCTGAGCCACAGTCAGACCCCATTTTTCTCTCAGATCGTTCCTGTAGGCCTGGCAATAAAACTCAACCATCACCGGGATGGCATTCCAGCGGCCCTGACCCAGGCCACCACCAATGGTCCCATCCCACATGTTGGCACGCAAGGGCTTGTCATAAAAGTCCTCTCTGTCATACCACTCCTGGTCAGTAAGGTTGGGGTCATTCCAGTATTTGTTCAGATCTTCGATCCATCCTGCATACTGGTAACGCCACTCAAACATGGGGGAAGTCATATATACGTCAAAAATACCTCCGCCACTGGAAAGGTCAATCAATAGCTTTTCAAAATATTCTTCCTCGGGTAATATGACATAAGCTACTTTCATACCTGTAAGTTCCTCAAAAACTGGGATAAGGGGGCGTAGTGATTCTGTGAAAGGATGCTTATTCAAACCAATGGTTAACTGAGTACCTTCGTAAGCTCTCCAGTTGATTTTGGCTTTCTGACAGTACGAAAGAAGATCTTCCTCCTGAGCAAAAACCACCGCGCTTAAAAGGAAAATAGCGATACCAATAACTCCTACTACTTTCAGAAAACGACTCACCAAACATCCCTCCCATTCAAATTAATCAATTAGCCAATGCAAACACACTGTTAAAGAGTTTTTGCATATATCCCAACTCTTTTTCTATACTCATCACCTCCCGATTCAGACTAATTTATTACTTCTGTTAAATAACATCAGTCATAATTTAAGGTAAAATAAAAACATTGTCAAGCAAACGCAATATATTTTCAGAACAAATTTGGAAAAATTTTACCTAATCTCCAGGTTGGATATTGAAACCGCCTCTTTTAAGGACTTCTCGAGCAGTTACGCTATCAATCACCAAAGCGTTGACCAACCTACCCCGCAATGCCCCCAAAATAGCATCAACCTTTTCCAGGCCTCCTACCACTCCAACCACCCAGGGAACCTGGCGCAAGTCGTCAACCGACAAAGCAATTCTGCGTTCGTCTCCCGAAAAATGCACAATTTCACCTTGTAAGTTGTAATAGGTTCCCACTACATCGCCTACCGCTTTCCTATTTACAAGTTCCTGAAACTCCTCTTGAGTAATTGTTCCAGTGCGAATAAGCGTTGAGTCTGGAGAAACCCCACCAATACCGACCAGAGCCACATCCAGCTTCTCAGAAAGCGTTGCCCTAATAGTGGGATCCTGAAGCATAGCCTCCTTTGAAGCTCGGTCTTTGGTGAAAGCAGGTGCCAGAAGATACACCACCTTTGCCTTGAGAACCTCTCCTAATCTGCGAGGTATCTCAGTGGCCATAATATCTCCAGAAACCCGGCTCATACCTCCCATAATCTGGACAACGGTCAGGTTAGGAATGGACACACTGGGACGCATCAGGCGAACTACTTCATAAATGGTTCTTCCGTAAGCCACACCGATAGTATCTCCAGCCTTCAAAAGCCGAAGCAAAAAGTGTCCTGCTGCTGCCCCAACGATTTTCCTTGTCAGCTCACTTTCCAGGGTAAAGGTTTCCACACATCTTACCGCTCGCAGGCCAAAAACTTCCTGAAGTCGATCCTCGATTTCCTTTTCGCGCTCTCTGGTGGGATCTACAATTCTGATTTGCACCAAACCTCGGTCTTTTGCTTCCTTCAAAAGACGGGAACAAAGCTGTCGGGAAACACCAAATATATCTGCAATTTCAATGATGTTCAGCTCATCTTCATAATACATACGTGCAATCTTGGCCATCAACTCAGGATTATCAGACTTCGGTCTCGGCAAAGCTTCTCTCCTCCGACCAGGTCATAATTTCACATATTATACCTATATTTGAAGTAGAGGGAAAACCTCCTTCAAGCTGTGGTAGACCTTTTTGTAGGCAATATACTTTTCTCCATAACCCTCGACCGTTTCCGAGGAAGGCTCAAAAGACTGTAATCTTCGAATGAACAAATCACAAACCTCTTCAAAAGAACCAAAGGCTCTTGAACCCACACCTGCAATAAAAGCCGCTCCTGAAGAAGCAGGATCTTCTATGTTGGTAGTCTGGGTGGTGATACCAATTACATCAGCAAGAATCTGGCACCAGAGAGGGCTTTTAGCTGCTCCACCCGAAAGCACCAAAGTTTCCCCAGTAAGCGAAAAACTTTTCAAAATCTCCACTGAGTCTTTTTGACTGAAGGCAACGCCCTCAATGACTGAACGAACAATATGTGCAGTTGTGTGCCGATAGCTCAAGCCCACAAAAACTCCCCGTGCCATAGGGTCAGAATGAGGAGTGCGCTCCCCAATAAGATAAGGCAAAAACAAAAGTCCTTCACTACCCGCAGGAACGCTTTCGGCAAGCCTGTTCATTTCCGAAAAACTCAGGTCAGGTTTTATGACTGAAAGTGCTTCACGCAACCAGCGGTAAGAACCACCGGCTGCCAGCGTACAACCCATCAAAAACCATTTTCCTGGCATGGAATAACAAAAGGAATGCAAACCCCGGTTTTCAAAGTCAAGCTTGACGTCATCAGTTTTCGCCATAACTACACCTGAAGTACCTAAAACACAAGAAATAATGCCATCTCGGATAACCCCCAGACCTATACCGCCTGAGGATTGGTCCCCTCCACCACCCACCACAGGAATGCCTTCGGGAAGACCAGTCTCCAGAGCAGCTTTTTGTGTAATCTGGCCAGTTATTGTCGTTGACTCAACGGCCTGAGGGAGAAGGCTTTCATCGATGGAGAAGATGCTCAAAATTTCCTTTGACCAACAGCGATTCTGAACGTCAAAAAGGAGGGTGCCCGAAGCATCTGAAACATCCGTAGCATATACCCCCGTGAGCTTAAAACGCAAAAAATCCTTGGGGAGGAGAAATTTACTGGTATGCTTGAGATTTTCAGGCTCGTGCTTGCGCAGCCATAAAATCTTAGGAAGCCAGTAGCCGGGAAGAGGTGTATTTGCTGTCATCCTCACAACCCTCTCCAAGCCCAGTTTACTTTTAATCTCCTCATTCTCCCGGTGACTGCGCTGATCACACCAGATAAGACAAGGGCGAACTGGGCTACCTCCCTTATCCATGAGCACCAGACCCAGCATCTGCCCGGAAAGACCTACGGCCTGGATTTCCCTGAGATTGCCGAGCTTCTGCGCGAGTTTGTGTATCAAGCCCACAAAACCCTGCCACCAATCTTGAGGATTCTGTTCGGCGCTGAAGGAGTCCGGATAGGAAACTTCAAGAGGAACACTATCGTTGATTATGTTTTTCTCCTTTAAATCCAGAACGGAGGCTTTTATTGAAGAGGTGCCAAGGTCCACTCCCAAAATATACCGTCCAGACACCATTTTCGCTCCTTCCAATCAGTAGTAAAGTACTCCTCCGTCCACATTAATGGCTTGACCAACGATAAACTCGGACTCATCAGTACACAGAAATACCGTGAGCCCCACCATATCCTCGGGAACACTCACTCTGCCTTTGGGCGTTCTCTCTATAAACTTTTTTCTCTTTTCAGGGTCAGCAAGATTTACCTTGCCCATTTCAGTATCCACAAAACCAGGACAAATAGAGTTAACGTTTATCCCGTACTGGGCAACTTCTTTGGAAAAAGCGCGGCTGAAGTTCATAACTGCAGCCTTGGTTGCCGCATAAGCAGCCTGATAGCGATCTCCATCTTTAGCACCTATGGAAGCCACGTTGACAATTTTCCCATAGCGCTGGTCAATCATCACTTTACCTATGACCTTGCACATTAGAAAAACGCTTTTTGCGTTAACAGCAAAAATGCGGTCCCAGTCCTCCTCGCGGTAATCAACCACCAGACCAGAAATCATGATTCCAGCATTATTGACTAAAATATCGATTCTCCCAAACTCTTCCAGCGCAGTATCTCTGAGTTTATACGCAGTCTCTATCTTGCTCACATCGCCCTGAACAAATATCGCCTTTCTTCCCAAATCCTGAATTTCCTGGGCAGTTTGCTGTCCAGTTTGTTCGTTAACATCGTTGACGATTACCGAACAACCTTCTTTCGCCAAACCAAGAGCAATCGCTTTTCCAATCCCCTGACCCGCACCAGTAACAATAGCCACTTTGTCTTTAAGGCGCATAAAAGATCCCCCCTACTGTATGGTGTAGCCACCGTCTACAACCAAGGTGGTACCGGTAATCATGTCGGAAGCATTGCTTGCCAAAAACAGGGCTGCAGCAGCGATTTCTTCGGGAAGAGCAAACCTGCGTAAAGGTATCTTCTGCTTCATAGCCTCTCCAACTTCTCCCGCCCAAGCTTTCTTGCCCAACTCGGTAAGCACCACGGTGGGAGCAATGGCATTCACGTTAATACCAAATTCGCCCCACTCAAGCGCCAGCACTTTGGTCATAGCAATTAAACCAGCCTTGCTTGTGCAATACGCAACATGCCTATCAAGAGCAACGATGCCCGCCTGGGAAGCGATGTTGATGATCTTGCCGCTTTTTCTTTTGATCATTTCTCTTCCCACAAGTTGAGAGAGCAAAAACGGAGCCTTAAGATTGATATCCATTGTCTTATCCCAGGCTTCTTCAGAAAGATTTTCAGCATCATCGAGAATGGCTACTCCAGCGTTATTCACCAGGATGTCTATTTTTGAAAAAACATCCATTGCTTTCTCTACCACTCCAGGAAGCGAGGAAAAATCGGTGAGGTCAGCTACAATAGGAAGCGCTCTCTTGCCCAGTTTTGCGACTTCTTCGGCCAAATTTTTTACTCCTTCTTTAAGGTCAACAAGAACAAGGTCTGCACCTTTACTTGCAAAAAGCAAGGCAATGGCTTTGCCAATACCCTGGGCTGCTCCAGTAACCAATGCGGTTTTATCTGTGAGGTCAAACTCTGCAAATTGAAAACTCATTCATCCACCCCCTCCTTAGAGTTTATCATACAAATGTTAGTTATCATTTGGTAAAGTAACAGAAAACTATTACTTTGTCAAGCCCCCGAGTTGAATCATCTAAAATCTTGATGAACTCCTATCGTTGCCTCAACTAAAAATCTTGATATAAACTATTCTACCTCCAGGTGATTTTTTTAAAACAGGAGGTAACGAAATGGAGCTCACCATGAATACCAGAAGGGAAATCATTAAGAAAATGGCACCCGAGTATCAAAAAGCCACTAAGAAAGAAAAAAGAAAGATCTTGGATGAACTCGTCCATCTCACTGGATACACCCGGACGTATGCCTCCTGGCTCCTTTCTCATCATAGACGGAAAGTCTATCTCACCGGACGAAACGGCAAAAAGTATCGAGTCATTGGATCCATCACCAAGGTAAAAAGGAACCGAAAAAAGATCTATGATGAGGAAGTCCTTTCTTCTTTAAAAAAGATCTGGCTCATCTTTGATTGCCCCTGTGGGAAAAGACTCGCTCCCTCACTTCCTTGGATGATCAAAAAACTGGAAAAGCATGAGGAACTGGTTCTTTCCCAAGAGGTCAAAGCCAAACTTCTTTCTATTTCTCCAGCGACCGTCGATCGGCTTCTCCAAAAGGAAAAACGAAAGCTCACCTTCACCTTTCGGTCCTACACCAAGCCCGGAACGCTTCTCAAACACCAGATTCCAGTTCGAACTTTTGCTGATTGGGATGAGAAAAGACCGGGATTCTGTGAAATGGATCTGGTTGCCCACGATGGCGGAAACCCCAGTGGGGATTTCTGCCAAACTCTTGATGTAACCAATGTCAATTGTTCGAGATGGTTACCTTGAAAAATGATTCCATTCCTCACCCTAAGGAGGTGAATTTGGTATAGAATTTTAAATGAGGCAACGAATCCATTTCATCAAGATTTTTAGGTGAGGCATCACTGCAGCATCTTCAAAAGAGCACAAACAAGGCTAAAACTTCACTCAAAAACCCAGAAAGCGAAAGAAAAGATTACCCCGAAAACGGCAAAACTCTCGAAATTAGTATTTTCCGGGTAATCACACCCACTCAACCCAGAAAAACAACTAAAAACAGCATATTAACTCTATTTTGGAAAGAATTTGTTTCTGAAGTCTTTCAGGCGGGAACGAAACATCTGATACTCCCGGACGGCTTCCTCCTGAGCTATTTTTCTTGTTTCATCAATTTCATCCAGGTTTTCAAAAAGTAAAGAAATTAAGCTCTCATCGAGGTTCCCCTCAGAAGCCAACCTGCCAAGAATTTCTTTCACTTCAGCCCTGCTAAGCCCTTTCCGATAAGGGCGATCTTCACAAAGAGCCACAAAAACATCAGCCACTGCCACAATACGAGATTCTAAAGAAATTTCTTCACCCTTTAAACCAAAAGGATACCCCCCACCGTTAAGACGCTCGTGGTGTTCAGCTGCCCACCGAGCGGGTACACGCAAAGAGGGTACGGAAGCAAGTGCTCGATAAGTATAGTAGGGGTGAGACCTCACAATGTTATGTTCTTTCTGAGTAAGGGGTCCGGCTTTTTCCAAAATCTCCAGCGGAATAGCAAGCTTTCCCAGATCGTGCAAGAAGGTAATCCCAAAGAATAAAAACCGTTTGTTTTTCTCCAATCCAACCAGTTTGGACAAAAAAAGCGCTACCTGGGCCACACCCGCAGAATGAGTTACTGTGAAGGGACTTCTGAAATCGATGAGATGTGAAACAAGCTTCACCAGAGCCAGGAAATCACTGGGATTCACACACTTTTTTTGCGGTGAAGCATTTTCCAGGATTATCCGGTGTAAATCCCGAGACGAAAAGTCAAACCACACATAATCCCTGGCAAGCAAGGAAGAAAAGGCCTCGAAAACTTCAGGATGGAAAATTTCAGGAACATGTTCCCTCAAAATTTCCCCAACCCGGCGCACTTCCTCCAGAGGTTCATTGTCTGCTTTAAAAAGAATACTTAATCTATCAGCAAAATGCAGGACGTGGCTCTCCAGAGGAACCCTATCTCCCTGCCAGTAGGAACCCTTTCCTCCCTCCCAGGGAAGATGATGGAAAAGTAATATCCGGGAAATTTCGGGAAGGAAAGAAAACTCCTTAAAAAGCAAATGAGCTACGAAAGCATGGTAATGAAGATTACTGAACTCAAATTCCAGGGCTTCAAGACGTTCTTTCAAAGAGAAAGCACCACTGTCATGAATTAACCCAGCAAAAAGGAGCTGTTCCTGTCCTCTCTCAGGAAATCCCATAGCTTCACCAAGACGATAAGCAAGATACCCTACCTTCAAATGGTGATCAAAAAGACGAGGACTAACCAGATCCACCACTTCGGCAAGACAAAGGAGCAAATCAAATAACGGTATCGCAGGAAAGTCTAAACCCTCATCCAACTCTTCTTCAAGAAAAGAAGAAAAAACCAGAAAACAACACCCCCTTTCATCTCCAAACATCCAAGATCAAGTAGTCTCACTCTACACCAGAGGCAAGCTTTAGCTTTTCTTCCACGGCTTGCAAATGTTTTAACAGTTCCTTTGAGCAATCAAAGGTCTCCTTGTAAAGGGATTCAGCAGAAATTTTATCTCCTCTTTTGATCGCTTCAATGACCTCCTCACCCAGGCGGTGCAGTCTGTTATGAACAGTTTCAATTTCTCTCCACTCTTCTACGATAGCGTCACGGTTTAAAGGAACTGAATAGTAAAAATGCCCGAAAGCGCATTTTCTTGAATTCACTTGCAAAGGATAAACTTGCATGGTCTTGACCATTTCCTCCAGAAGCTTCATCCACTCACCATGAGCACGACGAGCCTTTTCAATTCTCTCAATGATTTCTTCATCGGTTACCCTGTGTAGGCCTTTTTCCAATCCTTCAAACATCTCAGCCACTATTCCCGAGATGGTATCATCAATATGAGAAGCTCTTTTAGAAATACTGTTAACCTTACGAGCATAATCATTAGCCTTCTCAGTAAGCTGACTCAGGTGCTCTGCGTCTTTACCCAAAGATTCCATAGCCTGATTCACTTCCAAAGCCGATCGGCGAATTTCATCCGCAAAGTGATTAACTTCCTCGACATTCCCGCTTATCCTATCAAACATTTCCACTGTTTTTTCGGTTGTATTCTGAACCAATTCTATTTTTTCGCTGATCTTTTCGCTTGCTCCAATGGTACTTTGAAGGCTTCTCTCGCTTTCTTGAGCAGTATCCTGAATGTGTTGCATAAACTGTCGCATTCCTTCCAGGTTTTTACGTGTGTTATCTGCCAGCTTGCGAATCTCCTGAGCTACCACCGCGAAACCACGTCCTGCATCACCAGCTCTTGCCGCCTCAATAGCAGCATTAAGCGCAAGAAGATTAGTGCGCTCTGCAACTTCCTCCACACTATCCACTATCTTCTCCACTTCCTTGACCAGATCGATTAACCGTTGACTTTTTTCATTCATAATGTGTGCTTCTTGTAGCAGAGCATCTTTAAGAGAAACCACTTCCTGCAACAGAGAAATACTTTCATCGTTTTGCTTGTGCAACGCACGGGTTTCGTCAACCAACCTTCCCAGATTTTCTGAAATTTGACTAATAGCCCGATTAACCTCATCCATACCAGCAATAGTTTCTTCTACTACTGCAAGATTGGACTGGCTAATGTTGTTAATTTCCTCAGCAAGCTCCGATATAACCCCAGCAACATGAGCCATTTCTACATCAAAACTACTCAGAGAAGCTGCAGCATCAAGCAGCTCTCGCGAGCCTTTCGACATTCTCGCCTCGTTTTCAAAAAGCCTTTTAAAGGCGTTCAAAACCTTTACATGCAGGGGATACACAACCCGAGGTTCCCGGGGACGCTCCCCTCGAAAAAGTGCCTCCACATAATCAAGAATTGTCGCAGCTTCCTGACAGTGTTCAAAGCTCAATTCTTTTGCCACTTCCAGCCCTCCTTCAACAAACGAAATTGCCGTGTACTTCCTGCAAAAGTTTTGTTAAGAAGCCCGCTCCGAGCTTCTTTAGAAAATCAACATAAAATATTTTGCCAAAATGCGCCTCTTAACCACCATAGAGAGCTTTTATCAAAGAAATCTAACAATCTAACTACTAAAAATCCTGTACATAAAAACAAGATGGGGCGCATTAATGCGCCCCATCTTGTCGAGAAGCTCACCCCTACTCCGTAAAAACAGGACCTACATTACCACTACCAGCAGGGGCCAGCCCTTCTCTGGAGGGGAGCCTTTCGTCCATCAAAAGCCCGAAAACCTGGTCTATCTGTATCTCCAACTTTACCGCCAAAGAAACCCCAACCCGGGAAAGCCGGGAAAGAAGCTTTGCTAAGCTGCTCTGGAGTAAGGAGATTCAGAAACTCTTTGGCATATTTGAGGTGTACTTCCTGAATCTTATCCCACAGGTCAAGCAGTTGAGAAAGTTTTTCCTTGATAACCTCACCAGACTCACCTTTTAAGCGAGCCTCCTGAAGGTCCATCTGAATCTGCTGAAGCTCAAGACGCAAAGGTTTGAGTTCCTCGAACATCTGAACCCTTAATTCATCAAATTTTGCTTCCTGCTCATCGGTAAGGTCAAATTGTTTGTCAAGGAAAGAAACTATCCCTTCTTCCTGCCACATCCAGCCCCTGCCTGGTCCAGCCAGAGCAAAAGCTGAAAAAGCAACTCCAAAAACCAGCATCGCACCAACCAGCAAACCAATTAGAGTTTTTCTTTTCATCTGCCTCTACCTCCCTTGTTCGCTTTTTTGTAATGCAACTCCATAATACAGGGGAGCTGAGGCAAAACAAGGAAAGGAGTGTGAAAATTCTGTGAACAGGTAAAGTCAATTTAGGCGCACGATAAAATAATTGAGAAAGCTGGCCAGCGAAACCCAACCCAGATAAGGCAGGAGCAGATATCCAGCAAGATGCGAAATACGGTAAAAAGAAACAATGCAAGCCAGAATGAGCACCCAGAGTACCAGGATATCCACCAGAGCCCATTCCGGACGGCGCAATCCGAAAAAGAACCAGGACCACAGAACGTTAGCAACAAGTTGCAAGCAATAAAGATAGAGCACTACCCTGTAACCTGCAAAGTTTCTCTGCCAAACAAGATAAAAAGCAATCCCCATTAACACAAAGAGCGTGGTCCAGACTGGAAAAAACAACCAGTTGGGAGGAGTAAAAAAGGGTTTACGCAACGCTGGATACCAGTCTTCAAGTGACTGAGAAGTGAATAGAGAACCTGCAAACCCGGCAACCAGTGGAATAGCCACAGAAATGATGAACTTTAAGTAGGTTAACATGGCACTTCCCTCCTTTTTCAGGATTATAACACTTCGAAAAACCTTTAGAAACCTTCTTTCGGTGAAGTCAGCGAAAAGCTATAATAGGAAAACGATGCTAATCAGAATAAAACAGGGCACTTTTCTATTACTAATCACTGCTTTTATGTGGAGTACCGGGGGCATGCTCATCAAGTCGGTTCCCTGGCATCCTCTGGCCATAGCTGGCACACGAAGTGCCATTGCTGCTTTGGTGTTTCTGCTTTATTTACGTCATCCCCGCTTTACCTGGAGCCTCCCTCAGCTTGGTGGAGCCTTGAGCTATGCAGGAACGGTAGCCCTTTTTGTAGCTGCTACCAAGTTAACCACGGCCGCTGCTGCCATTCTACTTCAGTACAGTGCTCCCATTTACGTGGCCCTGCTTTCTGGTCCTGTTTTGAGTGAGAAAACCACCCACAGGGACTGGTGGGCGATTTTCACGGTCTTTGGAGGAATGCTCCTTTTTTTCTTGGATAAACTGGAAGGGAGCAACCTGCTGGGAAATCTTTTAGCCATCGCCAGTGGCTGGGCCTTTGCTTTGCTGGCCATATTTTTACGGCTCCAAAAAGACGGCTCGCCTTTCGAATCCGTCCTGCTTGGAAACCTGCTCACTGCACTGATAGGCTTGCCTTTTATGCTCCGAGATTTTCCTCTCGACCCCAAGAGCGTAACTTCACTACTTCTCCTTGGGACGCTTCAAATTGGCTTTCCATACATCCTGTACGTGAAGGCAGTGAAAATGGTAACTGCTCTGGCAGCCTGCCTTATTCCCATAATTGAACCCATACTT
This portion of the Thermatribacter velox genome encodes:
- a CDS encoding sugar-binding transcriptional regulator is translated as MPRPKSDNPELMAKIARMYYEDELNIIEIADIFGVSRQLCSRLLKEAKDRGLVQIRIVDPTREREKEIEDRLQEVFGLRAVRCVETFTLESELTRKIVGAAAGHFLLRLLKAGDTIGVAYGRTIYEVVRLMRPSVSIPNLTVVQIMGGMSRVSGDIMATEIPRRLGEVLKAKVVYLLAPAFTKDRASKEAMLQDPTIRATLSEKLDVALVGIGGVSPDSTLIRTGTITQEEFQELVNRKAVGDVVGTYYNLQGEIVHFSGDERRIALSVDDLRQVPWVVGVVGGLEKVDAILGALRGRLVNALVIDSVTAREVLKRGGFNIQPGD
- the xylB gene encoding xylulokinase, giving the protein MSGRYILGVDLGTSSIKASVLDLKEKNIINDSVPLEVSYPDSFSAEQNPQDWWQGFVGLIHKLAQKLGNLREIQAVGLSGQMLGLVLMDKGGSPVRPCLIWCDQRSHRENEEIKSKLGLERVVRMTANTPLPGYWLPKILWLRKHEPENLKHTSKFLLPKDFLRFKLTGVYATDVSDASGTLLFDVQNRCWSKEILSIFSIDESLLPQAVESTTITGQITQKAALETGLPEGIPVVGGGGDQSSGGIGLGVIRDGIISCVLGTSGVVMAKTDDVKLDFENRGLHSFCYSMPGKWFLMGCTLAAGGSYRWLREALSVIKPDLSFSEMNRLAESVPAGSEGLLFLPYLIGERTPHSDPMARGVFVGLSYRHTTAHIVRSVIEGVAFSQKDSVEILKSFSLTGETLVLSGGAAKSPLWCQILADVIGITTQTTNIEDPASSGAAFIAGVGSRAFGSFEEVCDLFIRRLQSFEPSSETVEGYGEKYIAYKKVYHSLKEVFPLLQI
- a CDS encoding SDR family NAD(P)-dependent oxidoreductase, with translation MRLKDKVAIVTGAGQGIGKAIALGLAKEGCSVIVNDVNEQTGQQTAQEIQDLGRKAIFVQGDVSKIETAYKLRDTALEEFGRIDILVNNAGIMISGLVVDYREEDWDRIFAVNAKSVFLMCKVIGKVMIDQRYGKIVNVASIGAKDGDRYQAAYAATKAAVMNFSRAFSKEVAQYGINVNSICPGFVDTEMGKVNLADPEKRKKFIERTPKGRVSVPEDMVGLTVFLCTDESEFIVGQAINVDGGVLYY
- a CDS encoding GolD/DthD family dehydrogenase → MSFQFAEFDLTDKTALVTGAAQGIGKAIALLFASKGADLVLVDLKEGVKNLAEEVAKLGKRALPIVADLTDFSSLPGVVEKAMDVFSKIDILVNNAGVAILDDAENLSEEAWDKTMDINLKAPFLLSQLVGREMIKRKSGKIINIASQAGIVALDRHVAYCTSKAGLIAMTKVLALEWGEFGINVNAIAPTVVLTELGKKAWAGEVGEAMKQKIPLRRFALPEEIAAAALFLASNASDMITGTTLVVDGGYTIQ
- a CDS encoding HD-GYP domain-containing protein, with translation MFGDERGCCFLVFSSFLEEELDEGLDFPAIPLFDLLLCLAEVVDLVSPRLFDHHLKVGYLAYRLGEAMGFPERGQEQLLFAGLIHDSGAFSLKERLEALEFEFSNLHYHAFVAHLLFKEFSFLPEISRILLFHHLPWEGGKGSYWQGDRVPLESHVLHFADRLSILFKADNEPLEEVRRVGEILREHVPEIFHPEVFEAFSSLLARDYVWFDFSSRDLHRIILENASPQKKCVNPSDFLALVKLVSHLIDFRSPFTVTHSAGVAQVALFLSKLVGLEKNKRFLFFGITFLHDLGKLAIPLEILEKAGPLTQKEHNIVRSHPYYTYRALASVPSLRVPARWAAEHHERLNGGGYPFGLKGEEISLESRIVAVADVFVALCEDRPYRKGLSRAEVKEILGRLASEGNLDESLISLLFENLDEIDETRKIAQEEAVREYQMFRSRLKDFRNKFFPK
- a CDS encoding methyl-accepting chemotaxis protein — its product is MAKELSFEHCQEAATILDYVEALFRGERPREPRVVYPLHVKVLNAFKRLFENEARMSKGSRELLDAAASLSSFDVEMAHVAGVISELAEEINNISQSNLAVVEETIAGMDEVNRAISQISENLGRLVDETRALHKQNDESISLLQEVVSLKDALLQEAHIMNEKSQRLIDLVKEVEKIVDSVEEVAERTNLLALNAAIEAARAGDAGRGFAVVAQEIRKLADNTRKNLEGMRQFMQHIQDTAQESERSLQSTIGASEKISEKIELVQNTTEKTVEMFDRISGNVEEVNHFADEIRRSALEVNQAMESLGKDAEHLSQLTEKANDYARKVNSISKRASHIDDTISGIVAEMFEGLEKGLHRVTDEEIIERIEKARRAHGEWMKLLEEMVKTMQVYPLQVNSRKCAFGHFYYSVPLNRDAIVEEWREIETVHNRLHRLGEEVIEAIKRGDKISAESLYKETFDCSKELLKHLQAVEEKLKLASGVE
- a CDS encoding Spy/CpxP family protein refolding chaperone, whose product is MKRKTLIGLLVGAMLVFGVAFSAFALAGPGRGWMWQEEGIVSFLDKQFDLTDEQEAKFDELRVQMFEELKPLRLELQQIQMDLQEARLKGESGEVIKEKLSQLLDLWDKIQEVHLKYAKEFLNLLTPEQLSKASFPAFPGWGFFGGKVGDTDRPGFRAFDGRKAPLQRRAGPCW
- a CDS encoding TspO/MBR family protein; amino-acid sequence: MLTYLKFIISVAIPLVAGFAGSLFTSQSLEDWYPALRKPFFTPPNWLFFPVWTTLFVLMGIAFYLVWQRNFAGYRVVLYLYCLQLVANVLWSWFFFGLRRPEWALVDILVLWVLILACIVSFYRISHLAGYLLLPYLGWVSLASFLNYFIVRLN
- a CDS encoding DMT family transporter produces the protein MKSAKSYNRKTMLIRIKQGTFLLLITAFMWSTGGMLIKSVPWHPLAIAGTRSAIAALVFLLYLRHPRFTWSLPQLGGALSYAGTVALFVAATKLTTAAAAILLQYSAPIYVALLSGPVLSEKTTHRDWWAIFTVFGGMLLFFLDKLEGSNLLGNLLAIASGWAFALLAIFLRLQKDGSPFESVLLGNLLTALIGLPFMLRDFPLDPKSVTSLLLLGTLQIGFPYILYVKAVKMVTALAACLIPIIEPILNPLWVFLVIGESPGKWSLLGGALVICGVTWWSLKNRK